GTCGCGATCCACGGCCACATCCCGCGGGACTGCGTAGGAGATGATCACCAGCGAGATCCCGGTCACCAGAAACGTGACCGCGCTGATGAACCCGTAGTCAATGGAGGTCCCCGGGCCCTCCATGAAGGACAGGTCGTCCTCAGACATGAAGGAGAATTCCGGCAGCGTCTCGGAGCAGGGCTCGCCATTACGCGCGGCTCGGCCAGAACTTTTACAACTCACTTCCGGGCTGGCCAGTCGCAGGTTCACATTCTCATCGACGTACGTGAAAGATGTCTCGAGCTCCTGGTCGCAGCAAACCCGGACTTTATCCTCGCCGTGGTGCGTGACTCTCAAATCCACGGTGGTTTTGCGCGGATGCGCCGGGTGACCCCGGCCGTGGCTGCTGCGCGCCAGGTCCccgcctcctccctccccggAGACGGCTCCTCCTGTTGATGCTCCCGTCTTCCGGACATGCAGCGCCGCGGAGCGCCGCTCCAACGCCTCCGACTGCTTCCCCCCCTGATTTAAAGACGacagctccgtggactccattCGTCTTGGTCACCGGCTGGCACACGCTTCCTCCCGCGTCGGTTCTGCTCCCCAGCATccctgatcacacacacacacacgtcccaAGTTAGACGCTGAATTCGAATGAGCCCgagaagcaaacacacacttcacGCCACTGTGGGGGACGGATCCGAGCGCAAACCTCTACGGCCGAACAGCGTTTTAAAGTTGATGAGATCGATTTGGTGCCTGAAAGGCGCTTATTGGCCGCGATTAGCCAAATGCCATTTGGATCCAATTAGAGCTCAATCCGTGTGTAAACCGAGATTAAACTCCATCCCTCTGCTTTGGAACAGAGCAACCCAGATCGCATCGGAGTTTAAAACAATGCAAGCATTAATTTCCGGCAACGCCAAGCGCCAACACTCCCGCACACTTCCCCGCATGGGTGGATCAGTCACGCACGGTCCTCCCTTCTCACTGAGATCTAATCCCTCATCCACTGGAGGGAAGGAAAACTCACCTCGCTCCATCAGCATCCCCTCCGTCTTCTCCGCGCGGAAGCCATGGCAAGTGACTCCACATCACGGGAGTCACGTTCCTTATCAGTAAATGTGTTGTcggctcttctctccagctcgaTGCTGCACTGCCGGGAGACCTCGGTTAGTCCCTCCCACACGGGGACGCAGCTGCCCGCACTGTGGCGCTGAAAGAAGCCGCTATCTGAGAGGCGATTGAGATCAGCGCACGCAGAAGAGATGAGGATTTGACGAGCCGTGGGAGACTTGCAGTCATtcaaacacaagaaaacaggTCGCAAAACAATATCATTGTCCAACTAAGAGAGTAAAATCAAATCACAAATGTATTAGATGCAAGTCTGTAAAGTTTCTGTCTCCACTTCAAATTCCAGGTTCACgaattaaaaatgtttcccCTCATGTAAATGCAGCAGAAGCCATGAATAAACCTCATCTAGCTGCCAGAAAGGAGGCATCTTCGACCCAGATTGTGACGGGACATTGCTGGTGAATACACAATATAGCGGCTCACCACTCCATCCTGATGCTTCCTGTGATCCCTCCACTCtttcaaatcctccacctgACCTCATTTCCAAAGTGGAGTTTTGTCCTCCGACAGTTGAGCTCAGAGGTGCTGAttctcacctttttttttaaagttctgtGTCCCATTTCCTCCATTGTTGGCTTCTTAAGTTGTCCTCTGTAAATCTGGGATGCGACTCTTAAGATATTTATATGGCGTGTCCTATTTCTTGTGCAGTCTTATTTACGAATCACTGTTGGCTCCAAATTTATCCGTCACTTTTTGACACATTTCACATGCACCCTTTGCAGTTCTGTCTCGCAGGAATGGGGTCGAAACAGGAAGACGCCTGTGTTTCCAGCTGAGAACTACGCAAAAGATCATTGTAAAAGAACTACACGCCACATTGCGAAAAGGCTTGCTGACTCTAAATATCAACACTACGTGCAGGAGATAAATACACAGATATATTACTCCACAAATATCAATGATATATTGCTTTACAAGTCCAGGCACTGTTGGTATCTGAAACAACTGATATGGCTCAGAATTACACACTGCCATAAGATCATAACGTTGCGTGTTTTCGAGTCATCATATGCCTACTACAAATCCATGCACGTTATGAAAACGACAGCGTTAGACATCGTGCACCATCTGTTCTCTTGTGCTCTCCAGAAGATTACGGGTCACTGTGCCATTCTAATCCATTTTTAATCTAGAGATCAAACAGTTCATCTGGGTGGTGAGCTGCTGGAAATCTTACACACTTATCTGAGGGTTTCCTCAGTGTTGTCTCAGCCGggattttcttctcttttcttttttttttttttgcaaaaaggGCTGTGGTCAGCAAATTTTAAAAGCGCGCTCTGGTGTCGGGAGTTGAAAATGCTTACGTCTACAAACAGGCAAAGTGATGCACACGCGCTCAGGCATGGGCAATGTTTGGGTTTGGAGTCTAAATAGATTTTGAGGGCAAGTAGCAAAATATTCCCTCCTTCCCCGAGCTGTTGGCGCTTGTGAGTCGGCGCTGCTGAAGAGGCGTTTGTTACCAGCAGAGCTAAACCAGTGGAACGGAAAGTTGTTTACTGGAACTTGTTTGTtggacaaatgtgtgtgtgtgcgcgtgtgtgtgttggatcctgatcacacactcacagcaggaTAAGAAGAACTCCTGATACATTTCTTAATGCTGGTTCAAAGTGAACTCGCCATTTGCCCTTAGGCTCCGCAGGAGTGAGGAGGTCTTTCGAGTTTGGTGGCATCACACCGAAACACAGTCAGACCTCCAACTGAAGTGAAAAGGTTATGGTACTGGTGTCTTCACAGCTGAATCACTGTGGTGCCTCAGAAACCTGTTCAGACCTGACGATTATTGATTCCTCTTATGTCCAGCAGAAAATGGTGTTAGAATGTATGACCTAGAGATGATGGAGGTCAAAGGTGCGTCCAAGGAAGTCCCTGTCGCTGATGTGGCAAAACTGTTGGTGGCTATTTTAAGTCAAATGAAACTTCCACATCACACCAAAATATTGCTGCGATATTTCATGGTGGTACTGATACTGTTTAGATCACACATTGTCTGCTACACATTTGTCTCTTTACACAGTAGAACACATGTGGTGCCTAAGGTCTCCCAGTCGTTCTATATGGCTCGTAAGACCTAGAAATGTGCTCAAGTTCAAGCAAGCAGAGACAATGAAAACCATACCGACGTTGAACCCGGAAACTTCCAAAAACCAAAAGGTTGCTGCAGACAGAAGGGACCCTGCTGAAAGATGGGAAAGCAGATGTTGTTTAGAGAGATAGTTAATGCCAAAACAAGTTTACCCAGAATGAAAAGGGAAACTGATATTGTATTCAGTTAAGAAAGTTCCCCACATTGTATTTGAACTGCAACACAGTGTGTTTAAGATTTGGGCCCATTGGCTGATTGAGTTTGACGTGCCTGTCACAGACTGAAGCGGTACTGGCTGACTGTGGGACTCTGGTTTTGTTCCACCCcggtgtttgtttgttgcctGACTCTTGACATGCTTCTGTGTATTCGGTGACAGTTTTGAGTACTGCTGTCAAACGTCTCTTTCCCGCTGTTGAGGATTTTTCAGAGTTGTAAACTTAGCTCTCAAATACTTCTTTCTTCTAACACAAACTATGCCCACATGCAGGAGCAAACAGCTGAAGTCCCTGGTGCAGTAGATGCTTTCAAGAACTACAGCCTGTAAGTACTTCGCCAGCTCATTTaacatgccttttttttttttggtatagCAGCATACGATCAAACCCGTAACACAACCTCCATGATTCAAGAATTGTGCTGGCAAATAGGAGTGAAATCCATGCCATGGGTTGAAAGCCTAACCATGTGGCCACCAGCAGCGTTCGCTTGGTCGTATTCCCGAACTAGTCAATCTTCACTCACTGTTTTCTGAGCAGAAGGGGAGTCAGGCGGAGGATGATGGGCTTCCTTATTGATAGATTGACTGAGCTCCCTCGAAGCCAGTCTGAAGGCAGGGGACCTCGATGCAGACAGCTGATGGAGGTGTCGAACTTCGTAACTCGACAGTCCACCTCGCCTGTAGCAGTGAGGCCCTCCTACCGAGCGAAGCCTTTCTGGGTTTGAAGTGAGGCTCGCAGTGACAGATTGTGTTTAGCATAGCAGGCTCCATTAATCGGTCAGACAGAGCTGAGCTCATAGTCACAACCCATAATTTAGCAGTCGACCTTCTTTCCTGCCTTCACCTTCGAATCAACCTGGCTGCTCAGAGGATGACATTCCTCACCTGTGACTGAACTCAAGGATTTTATTTGCTCTGATAAACTTTGAGAAGCGCCTAGTAAAAATTATGGGAAGCCACTTTGTTATAGCCTCAAGCCGACAGGCTCCCATTTACTATAGAAATGGGTTCATTTCTCAATCTCCTGACTCACCATTGTGATGGGACTGGGAGTCATTTGGTTGAATCTGTTGTTCATGCAAAGTTGAGCTCCCACTGAACAAACATGTTACAGTATTCTTCACACGAAAGCCCTCCTCAGTCAATGACTTCAGCAGTCATCAATAACAGCACGGCTCATCTCTATTCATGTGCTAACTGTTTGCCCTTATTTTGCAGAAACCAGGCATGGGCTATAAATAAAGTTGCCACTTCTCCAGGAGCCCTAATGGCTGGATGAATGGCTTTGGCTCGCTTCCCAGCATGACTCTATTTAAAAGATGAGTAAGGGAAGGTAGAGGAGAAGAAGGCAAACATGCATTTCATCTCCAGAAACCGAATTTCACCACAATAGCGAACCATAAAATTGTGTTCTCTTTTGTTGAAGAATCACTTTGGAAATCATTCGATCACATGCCGATTGAAATGTGAGTGCAACAGCAGCTTCCATCAGTCTGCAACGGTGCGCTGCTTTCCCTGCGAGCAAGGACACCGGGCTTTAAAAAGGTGGGGGTAAAACGGAGACCCTGCCCAGTTGGATGCTATAAATTCTCAGTTCCGTCACCCGCCACATGTTCACACACTAAACGGGGATGATGAAACATGCATGTCCCCTCTGCTGTTGCGTTCTGCAGATATGAGGATAGTGTGTATGTAGGTGGGGGAGGAGTGGAATTTGCTTCTAAAAAAGCTGATGTAGGTGGgatggaagaggagagagggaatgTGTGGTAGTGTGAATAATTAGGTGAGCGTAATTTACACGTTCCATTAAGTGCGACGGCAACAGACTGTGGCAAGAGAAGGAAACATAAATTTGAATGTTCAGCCACTGTCACAAAATCACTGCAGCCCAGGGTTACTCAAATGATGTCTGCTTCTTGGGGAAAATCAAAGTTATGTATATTGTGAAACTGCTactcaggaaaacaaacagtacATTGCTTGAGTTTTACATCACCTGCCTTACCTCCGGGCGTTACAGGCATCTTCGTATAACAGGGGAGTTTTATTACTCTTTTGAATCCTGGGGTGCTTCATACGTGCTCAGCCTTCTGTCAGAGCTTCACACACTAGTTAATCCGCTGGGCTCTGCCCCCCACTGACAAAGTTCGACGCACTCGCCGACCAGCGCCATGGCAGCACCATCCCACCTACGGCTCGTAGCATAGTTCTCCTTCTTCACTCAGCCACGAAGGGTGTTTGTTATCCAGCTCATTGTTTGGTAGAATATGAGTGTATCCGTTGCACCATTATGCAGAGTtcaccagtgtgtgtttgtgtggtctTGTGTTGCTTGTTTACAGTGGTCAAGACATGGAGGTAGACAAGTCACATGGCTGCTTGGTCTCCAGCAGATACTGTATATTTCCCTGCCTTGGCCCCAGTCATGCATGTGGGACGCTTCCGTTGGCTGACAGAACACCAGGTAGCCAGGCAGAAGGCCCGTTGTATTGGGTCCAAGTCCTTGGCTAACAACACAAAAAGTGGCAGGTGGTGCTCTTCTTAGGAGCCAAAGGGGAGTGAAGAGGACAGTGATCTGTTTTGGGGCCAGTCCCATGGCGTATGGAGAGCCAACTCCCTTCCCGCATGTCTGTAGGAAGGGAGGTCAAGCAGAACCTCCACGTCATCCTTGCTATCGAGGGACCCCAGTTCACTACAGACGCACATAATGTGTGCTTTAGAGTACCATCATTAAAACAGCATAGTCATTCAGATGCAATATAGGATACGCAAGGAGATCGGTTTGGCCTGGTTCGCCAACGTTGCTCCGTAGTGCTACTCTAAATTCCAGACTATCGAGCGCacaggaatattagccacacccactcaatttaagaaggaaaatagatcttgttcatacagaaGTCACATGGGTCTGttagctgcgggtgcagtggtgctgtctgcgccgtagaaaggtcagtggtgcttaaaaatacacgaggatcacttctaaactcgTGTTGGAAATGGTGTGTCTTATGAAATAGACTCAGtgatgttctgaacttgaatcatgaacttgtcacatcttttatttatattaaagtgAATGCGCTGTTTTCAGCCACGTGCCGCAAGTTCCAATATCACAGCCGGTCTCACTGGTGCTTCTTCTCTCCAGGAGGTCGGCTCTGTTGGTGAAGCTCCGGAAAAggcgaaaacaacgcatttaAGTGCTTTAAGgcaaataaaacgcctgtgattttaTAAGTTtaatgtgacaaggctcaatattaatatttttaatcaaTATAAATAGCACTTTAGCCTGCCAACATCCATATATGAGCTGTGTGGTTGTATAAGACACAGGGTTCAAAAAGTAGCggtttatagtccggaaattactaCTCACAGCTCACCTTCAAGAACAGTAAGGTGCGGGGTGCGGAGCTGGAAGAAGTTCAGGACACTTTTGTCAAGATGCTCTGAATATTGTGGCCTACATCTTCTTGGGAGGAAGGCTGTTGGACACAGCCGGCTGGCATTCTGAGTTAGTGCTAAGCCAAGCACAGAGGTTCTGCAGCATCAGGACTCACAATTATTCCTGTGTAGCACTGTTGCCACACTGTTCCCTTCAGTCTAGGTAGATCTCTCTGGAGTTAGCTCTGTCCATGTGGACAATGAGGGGCAGACCCACAAGATACATAGGGCTTAACAGGATCAGCTCTCCGAGGCCCCCAGTCGGAGCACTCCCTCGCCAGTGAGTAATCTCCCAGCTACGCACCATGCCAGCGGTTCCCTGAGGTTTGTGTTGACACGTTTGTCATACGGCCTGATCCCCAGGTTCCCGAAAGCCTGGGGCTCTGTTCGTGCTGGAGCTGTTCTGGTTTGTTCCTGTCTTGTTGCCTCTGTGCATGTTGGGTGAGAAGGAGATCCACTCTGCATACTCAATTTAGTTTGTGCCTTCACCTTTGTTTCTAAGGGGATCAAGGGAGAAGCTCTTTGATGCCTCAAAAGTCATGATGCTTGGTGGATGCTTTCTTCATGGTAACACCCAAACTCAGCTCTGCAAGTTacctttcattttcatgtctcaCGAACACagctgctgttttctttttcttctattttttttcagttaagtgtgttaaaaacagaatttttttttcatgaaaattatttttatatatgtagATATGCACCTTCTTGCACCTTCATTTCGGTTAGTATTTATAAAGCCATGTTGAAGTCAAAAAAACTGTTTGCTACCCAATTAACCAAAAATAGCACTGGCTCTCCCCCAGTGACTGTATGGATGTATTCCATTGATGTTTGGGAACCTTTGACAGGCACTTATTTCTCCTGGGACGCGTCAACACGAGACGTTAACATGCCTGATGTAACTGGAAGTCTGTGGATGCAATGACGCAAAGCGCACCTGCAAATGATGATCAAAGGCTTCAGATTCAGAAAGCAATGCTCAGATCAAAATTTCCACTCCTGACAGGCAGATCACCAGTTTTTGGAGTTATTTAACTGACACGTTTTCATGCAATTTGGCCTCAGTGATGTCTGTGGAAACACTGTTAGTTACATTTGAAATCAATATTTAAACAGCAGGCTAGAAAATAAAGCCGCTGCCCTTTGTTTTCACAGAGCAACTCTTCTGTGCTAACTAGGCAAGACCTGGTAGACCTACAGTATGGGCCAGAACCAATGGATGAAAACTTTGTTGGGAGTTTTGTGTTGACACTGTGGGCCGCATGCACAAACAGGCATAGCGTAGTGACACACAGCCGAGATGCTTCATAAAGACGCCACCTACTGACACCACTTCCTAAAAATCTGTGTTATCAACCcagctcaatgtggcaaagtccaAGGAGCAGGTGCCGGACctaaggaggaccaagtcttcTGTTTCCATCCAGACGTTCAATGTGGATATGGTCTAGGACTATAAATATGTTGTGGTCCACATAGAGGCTCAGGTCCTTAAACGTCTGCAGTACAAGGCtaaggatgttttatgagtcggtggtgtccagtacAATTCTgttctgttcgctgtggtttgctggggcagcagattaacggtggcggacactaacacactcaacagactcatccgcaaagctggtgatgtggtgggggtgaagcTGGagtccttggagacggttatggagagaatcatgctcctgaaactaaggagcatcatggacaacatcacccatgatatgttgtgtacagagcatgttacgaacataacttcccttttttgaagaaacaatCGAAgttgcaaatatgaagcctgatgttgTTGCTACTTTATACTATCGGATGGTGGACACCTGTGAGAAacatttgtgagtgtgtatCTATCAAAGTGTAGAGTAAATGGTTCTTTTTCATAGCAAACGCAGAGCGAATTTAACTGACTCGGATTCTCAAGAGGTATATTAGAATTTAGCTGGACAAAGAGACAGAAAAATTACACTCCTTTTTTGAGTAGACAGTgagtccatttgttctggaggtCCACAAGCAGCACTTACTGGAGCCCGTGCTTTGCTTCACTGTCTCTCTGACACGGAAAGACACTGAAATAGCAGGGGAAAATACATTAACTCTGAATAAAAGTGAATTAACTGATGCTTTTCCCTCTTTCACAGACGCACTTTGTTGCTACTTGTTCAAGAAGCAGCAGATCAAAGCGAAGCAGCAGAATTCATCACATGCAGCAGTCAGGGAGCACAGGAAGGCCGTACGCTGGGACGTATGCCTCGACAGCCGGGTACTGTGGATTATTAATAAGCAGGTGTACTCAGTCCCCTGGGCTTGTCTGGTTGAGTCTGGCACGCAAGCCCCTCAGTTGCTCCGAAAAAAGCCTCCCAGAGATGAAAGAGTGGCCAGACGAGAGGACGTCGGCTGAATGAAGAGAGTAGAGATTCACTCTGATTTTTAAAAGGAGTGTGGGAGCGTCTGTCTTGGCAGACGGTGATAAAATATTTAGCAATTCAAGGGAATTTACAGACTGTGCTAATTGAAGCAGTGCGGTCAGCAACAATGCACTGCAGTGTGGGAGTGGTGCTTCTCTGTATGCGTGTGGTCGCAGAGGTACTTGCTACGCTGCTCAGCAAATTGCATGCTACAAAACCAAAGATGAGTTTCGAGATTTTTACGAGTGACCTGGCGCTGGCCGTGTCAGAGCACATTTAAATTTTGGCAGAGCTGAGCAGTGGATGTCCTAAAAATAAACCACATCCATTATAGAGTTTCATTATTCTGTTGACTGAAAAGAACATTATTATCAAGAGGATAAACCATCCTCCATCTATTCTAACCCGCCGTTGAGGAGACAGTAAAGCACTTCACCCACCTAGTGGCTTGGATGTACGACTGCAATATGGTCAGGCTGGAAGTTGCGGAAGGTTAAAATTGTAACAGACGTATTGATGTACATCAACATAGCACGCCACTTCCTGTCTTAGGGCCAAACACAAAATGTATAAACACATGTATTCCTTAAGACCCTAGTTCCTCTGTAAATAGTTTAGACAGTTTCataaatatatcaacatttaaCAAAAGGTGTTAATGTAAATAAGTTCCCACAACATCAAGTCTTTTTGAATAATACAATGCACTACAAGCTTGGCACctgtcttcagacagctttgtctTTGCTGTACCACTCAGGCGCCATCAGGTTGGATGAGAAGCATCGATTCGCAGCCATATTCATCTCCAGAGATCGGATTCAGGTCCAGGCTCTGCCGAGGCCATTCAAGGACAGTCAGCGTTGTCCTGAAGCCTCTCTTTGATACATTGGCTGTGCGCTTAGGGTTGTTGTTCTGCCTCAAAGAACTACAGTCTCTGGAGCAGCTTTTCATCCAGGATGTCCCTACATTAATCCTTCCCTCTTTTCTGACTAGCCTCCCAGTTCCTGATgctgaaaagaaaagcacacacacacacacacacacacacacacatacgcgtttttgtgattcagaagGACATTTTCTCCAAACAGGCCCAGTGGTGGTTTAAGGGGACTACCCTTTCCTGAGGTGCTACAGCTCTCAGCCAATGACAGAACAGCTTCTAAAAATCTAACAAAAATTCTGCTCCCACTGGTGTTCGGATACACTCTTCACAGGCTGATACACAGCCACCTGATGGGGTTGTGGCTTTAGAGGACGTACATTAGGGGGACCCTAAACAGCAATATGAGGACTTTAAAGTTCAACTAAACCCCGCCTCTAATTTacataaaatacacacaagttAAGGACTTAGAGGGACATTTGTTTTAATGCAGCACCGGGGCTGGAACTGAACAGCGAACACAGATCCATGTCCTCACCATCACATTCCAGTCCTGTCATGTGATTGTGAGCAGAACATTGATGTATGAGTGTATGAGTGCTTACAACACAGCTTATGAGAGGGGAGTCCAAACTGGTCCtgaagggctgcaggtttttgttccaactcacCTGGCACACATGGCTTCACCTGTCAGGTGTCAGAGGACTGTCATCAGCCTGATCGGTTcacctgtgtgtgcttgatgggttggaacgaaaacctgcagccacttaTGACCTTGAACTGGTCCTAAGAACAAAACCCAAAGCAGGTAAGTGCATGAACATATCCAATGAAGGTGTTATTTTTTCTTGGCCTGCCTCTTTGCAGTCACCCCTCTGTTTCTCACGAAGTCCCGGATGTTTTGAACCGACCGGTGGTCCAACAGTGGGGCCTCTGCCAGTTTGCACTGGCTGCATTCATCTTTACCGGCCAGTTTCCCGGCTTCAATGTGTTTCCTGAAGTGACGCATGACTGCTGCCACCTCAGTCTTTGACCAgggcttcttcttcacccgtctGGACCTTGTTTGAGCGGAGTCTGGTTCCGCAGCAGAGTCGGGTTCTAGAAgacagagaacatatgaataaatgacttcatttttagtGACATTGCAACAGTTATTATTGGGTGGAAGTATTTCAGTTCACCTGACTGGAGTTAAAGGTGAAGGGACTAAAGGATGAGTGCAAGATGACATGGTGAACATTCATGGATGGAGGTTGAGGCCCTAAGAGCTCAATAAGGATGATCAGAGGAGTCATCCTCCTGCTTGGTGGTGAATGAATaagaaggaggaaaaagaaaaagtttccTGATCAGAGATCAGGCAAGAGGACTGGAGGACCTGAAGTGCTGAGCGGAGGGAAGAGTGCCTGAAACTCATGGACGTGTTGAAGGAGTGGAAGGATGACGAAGACAGGGCAAGTGCTCTGCAGCGTGGAGCATATTGCCTCAAC
This window of the Synchiropus splendidus isolate RoL2022-P1 chromosome 12, RoL_Sspl_1.0, whole genome shotgun sequence genome carries:
- the LOC128768866 gene encoding transmembrane protein 74 codes for the protein MESTELSSLNQGGKQSEALERRSAALHVRKTGASTGGAVSGEGGGGDLARSSHGRGHPAHPRKTTVDLRVTHHGEDKVRVCCDQELETSFTYVDENVNLRLASPEVSCKSSGRAARNGEPCSETLPEFSFMSEDDLSFMEGPGTSIDYGFISAVTFLVTGISLVIISYAVPRDVAVDRDSVSAREMERLEMESARIGAHLDRCVIAGLCLLTLGGVVLSTLLMISMWKGEMYRRKVIAYSKRSAKLYGSISLKTKSSPSHSSAHLSLQDETAETLA